In one Brevibacillus composti genomic region, the following are encoded:
- the cas2 gene encoding CRISPR-associated endonuclease Cas2: MVLVTYDVNTSTPEGRRRLRKVAKCCQDYGQRVQNSVFECLVDPLQFKQLQVQLANVIDTRTDSLRYYRLGANWKNRVEHVGAKAGYDPEGILFLD, translated from the coding sequence ATGGTATTGGTAACGTATGATGTGAACACATCGACTCCTGAAGGAAGAAGACGTTTACGGAAGGTAGCCAAATGCTGTCAGGATTACGGGCAGCGAGTGCAGAATTCTGTGTTTGAATGTCTTGTTGACCCACTCCAGTTTAAACAACTTCAGGTACAGTTAGCCAATGTGATTGACACAAGAACCGATAGCTTACGATATTACAGACTGGGTGCGAATTGGAAAAACCGAGTCGAACACGTAGGAGCTAAAGCTGGGTATGACCCTGAAGGGATTCTATTTTTGGACTGA